The DNA window TCAGGGAAGGCATGATAATCTGGGTGAGAGAGACACCCCCGGCTTGGAGGGCCAGAGCTTCGTTGTCCTGAGCCATCCTGCCGTACGTCATCAGGACGCCGACGAGAACGGCACAGGGTACGCTGAGGGCCAGCATCCACCCGAGTCCCAAAATATACATCCGGGCCACGGTGAGAAAGGGGATCCCCTTGCCGATGAAGAGATCGAGGTAGTCCAGCAGAAAATCCATCGATAGGAGCGCGGTCACAACGCCCAGCCCGAGCAGGCTCGGCCAAATGAGGGATCGGATGACGTAGCGTTGCAGGATCGTCACGAAACCCCTTTCCAGCGGTTCGCTCGCGGCTGAAAATCCGCCCGGTGGATGACTTTTGAACTTTTCCCCAACCCCAGAGTATAGAATGCGGGGCCGGAAGGGAACCGAGTCCTTGAACCCTCTAACCTTATCGCTGTTCCGGAGATGACCGGTAGTATTCACTACAAAAAATGGGGCCGCAAGGCCGGTCTAGTTGGGATCATCACGGGTATCTGCCTGTTGATATTCTTCGGACTATCGCAGGGGCTACCTCAAGAAATGATTCCCGCACCGGATCAGCTGGCGCCCGGTGTCTTATCGGGGGACTCAACAGAGGTTGATACCCTCGAAATGTCGGCGGAGGGAGAAATCTCTTCGGCTCAGGATACCGCAGAGCCCGATTCTCTCCCGGCGCCGATCACGGCCGCCATGGACCCCCTGATGGGCCCACCGGTTGCTTTGATCCCGGAGTCCGCCGATGCACTCCCGGCGCCGATCACGGCCGCCATGGACTCCCTGATGGGCCCACCCGCTCCTATGCTTCCCGATTCCCTGCCGGAGATAACGGTGACCGTCGCGCCGAAAGCTCTTCCCAGTCCAAGGGCCGGAACAGATGTGGAGACCATCCAAGCCGAAACCTTTGAAGGAGACAGCTTGAAAATAAGTCCCCTCTGGGACTTTATTCCCCGGTGGCATCCAAGTGATGATCTGCTGTTTTTCCGAATCTATAGAACGAACCGGGCGCGCGCTTTTATTTTGGATACCCTCGGACTCTATCATGAGAAGTTTCCTGTTTCAGACACGACAGGTTTTTCTATCATTTTCCCCGAAGATATGGGGATTAGGGATCGCGAACGGACGACCACTCAATATGCGCCGGATATCAACAACCGGACCATCGTGCGATACAAACTCATCCGCGATGTCGCCCTCGGCCTCAGGATTCAGGAAACATATGATCAATATCTCGAGAGATTGACCCGCCTAACGATCCACAAGATCTGGAGAGAAGAGGTCAAAAAGACGCTGGCGGAGCAGGCTGATCTGGGAAGCAAAGCCGGATTGGTGAAAATCGACCTGCCGGTCGAGGTCCCATCGCAACTCTCTCCCATCTTTGGAAAGGGGAAACCGAATCTTTCGGTTCGGGGAAGCGAGAAGATCTCTATCGGCGGAACATCACGCTGGCATCCCAACCGCCCCGTCAACGAGTTCCAACGGAGGGAATCCAAATTTCCACAGCTGGATATGAAGCAGGAATTGAACCTGCGCCTTTCGGGAAATATTGGAGACAAGGTTTCCGTCGACGTCGATCAAAACAGCGCGGCGGTCACGCCCCTCGAAAACCGGATCAAGATCCACTACACCGGTTATGAGGATGAGATCATCCAGCGGGTTGATCTTGGAAATACAAGTCTCAGCCTTCCCGGAACCCGTTACGTCTCCTACGGCGGCAGCCACCAGGGGCTCTTTGGAATTAATGCCCAGGCCAAGATGGGGGATGTGGGGCTGAATATGATTCTCTCAAAGCAGGAAGGAGAGACGGCCTCGAAAACGGTGACCCGATCCAGTGAAATGACGACGATTTTGATCAAGGATTTAAATTATCAGGGGAATCAGTATTTCTTCTTTAGCGACCCGAATTTGAATCCAACCAATATTGATGCCAACTCAGTCTTTGTCTTCGTTGACGACGCCAATGGGTATAACAATACACAGACCGGCGCCATTCATGGATTTGCGACATTAGACGGATCATATGATCCACAGAACCCGACTGCCGGCGCGGTTTATGAAGGAGATTTTGATCAACTTCATTTGAAAGATGATTTCCTCCTTCAGACCGACCTCTACTTCGGCCACATGGTTCTCATCCTGAACCAGCCCCTCAGTACAGATGATGTTCTGGCTGTTATGTACAAGACGACCAGCGGATTCCAAGTGGGCGGCATCGACGGTGATAGGCTCATCGCGAAGATGATCCGGCCCTCGCGCAGTGATTCGGACTATGATCTTACCGATTTGACATCCGGCGTGTGGGCTTCAACGCGCCATCTGGAAATGAAGAATATTTATTGGCTCGGCGGCCGCGGCATTCTCGAGGAAAGCCTCGAGATAAAGGTCCGCCGCGAGCTGACCTCCGGTCAGCAGATTGATCCGTGGAAGGAAGGACGCTTCAGCTATCTCCAGATCCTCGGCGTCGACCTGCTGGAGCAGACAGGAGCCTCATCATGGGAGCCCAGCCTGGAGGGGGATGATATCGTCGATCCTCAATGGATCGATCCGGAGGGGGGATTCATCATCTTCCCCACGCTTCGGCCTTTTGATCCAAGTCCGGCGGATAGCCTGCGGATGTACGGTCCCGGGGGAATCATGGCGTCGCAAGGCGTCAATCCTGATTCGATCCCGATCCTGGCTCCATCTGTCAGAAATTCCGATGTCTATGATGCGAAGGCATTCGATGATGATCCCCTGACCCACAGCAAGTTCTACCTCGATGTGACCTATCGCAGCCCCGTCACAAGCCTTCAAATCGACGCCTTTAACATTATTGAAGGGTCTGAGGTGATTACCTCAGGCGGCCGGACGCTGTCCCGGGATCGGGATTACCGGATCGATTACCTGACCGGTGATATCGAGATCCTGCCCGCGGCGAATCTGTCGGAAGATGATGAAATCAAGGTCAATTATTCGACGATCCCCTTCGCCGGGGGAGCCGATAAATCTCTGTTCGGTTTCGCCGCGGCTTACAAACCGGAGGGCTCCCCTCTCGCGCTTTCCTCAACCTGGGTTTTTGACAGCCAGGGATCACAGGATCGAAGACCACGATTGGGGCAGGAGCCCCGAAGGACCGCCGTCGGCGAGCTGGCCATGAGCTACCAAACATCACCCTGGTTCCTGACCTCCCTGATCGACGCCCTCCCCGGTGTTGATGCGCGGGCGAGAAGTTCCCTCTCGATAGACGCCGGAGTGGGGATGAGCATGCCCAATCCCAATACAAAAAACCGCCTCTACCTGGATGACTTTGACGGCACCAACGAGACTCAAGATATCTCCGTCAACCGGCAGGCTTGGCGGCCCTCATCGATCCCGCAGGGTGTCTTCGGAGAGAATGAAACAGAGAGGGCGGGAAAGAGGGGCGAGATTTGGTTCTACTCGCCGTTGAATGTTGTTCATGAGGGGAATCTTCAGCCAACCCTTAAAGAAACGGAGGCCGATGACAGCAAGACGGTTCTGGAGATGAAAATATTCCCTTATGGCACGAGCGATGAAGATCGATTCACTTCTTGGAACGGGGTGACGCAGGCGATCTCCCGCCGGGACATTGATCTTTCACAAGCTCAATTTCTCGATGTCTGGATAAATGATAAGCACCAGTACCAAGAGGGTGTGGATCCCTCAACCTACCGGCAGGGTGTTCTGCATCTCGATTTCGGGATTGTAAGCGAGGACGCCGTCTGGAAGCGCCGGAATCCGAGATCCGACGATTTTATTTTCGCTAACAACCCGGCTGAGCCGCCGAATCTGGAGCTGGACACAGAAGACAAAAACCTCGATGGGCAGCTCGATCAATCTTCTGGTGAGGGGGAGGATACGGGGCTTGACGGGATACCCGATGGACAAGCCGGAGATGACCCTTTTGATGATTGGAGTTTTGATAAAGAGGATCGCCAGGACGACCCCTGGATCTATGGACATGTGAACGGTACGGAGAAAAATGGCCGTCTGGATACGGAGGATCTGAATGGCAATGGCCTTCTTAATCAGAGTGAGGCCTACTTTGAATTTACCATTCCATTGGATGATACGACGATTGTCGAGACCGATATCTATCGTGATTTCGGCGGCGGCCGGTGGGTCGATGAAACAAATGCTTGGAGGCGTGTGCGGATTCCAATCAGCGCCGCCGCAGATACGATCGGTTCGGCGGCATGGAATAAAATACAGCATGTTCGTCTTTGGACGGAAGGTTTTAGAGACACGACCAATTGGATTCAGGTCGGTGGGATCCAGATGATTGGAAACCGGTGGCTCGATGATCCGATCCTGAAGGCCGATGGAGATGTTGTCAGCGATAGCTTCCTTAATGCAAATAACGAAGCCTTTTTCCCCGGTGTTCTCAATAACAAGGAAAACAGCGATATTTATACGCCGCCCTTTAAAGTTCGAGTTCAAAACGGAGTCGATGAGCGTGAGCAATCCTTGACACTGGAAATGCGAAATATGCCCCCGGGTCACTCCGCCCAGGTGTACCGCACCTATGCCAGGGGCCAGGATTTCATAACCTATTACGAGACGATGGAGTTTTATCTCAACCGGCGGATGGAGCAGGAGAGCGCCGAGGTCGATTTTTACATTCGATTGGCCAAAGATGTCATCAGCGATACGACAAACTATTATGAATACCGCATTCCAGTTAAACGTGGGTGGGAGTTGATCACCGTTCCCTTGGCCGATCTGAGCGCACTGAAACTTGTTCAGGATTCCACGGAGTATGTCGAGCGGATCCTGCCCGACGGTGGTATCGTCAGCATGAAGGGCAAGCCGACTCTTACCAGCGTGGGCCGCATCGCCATGGGTGTTCGGGTGCAGGGTGATACGATGGTCGAGCAGGGAAATGTCTGGGTCGATGAATTGCGTCTGACAGGTGTCCGGAGGGATACGGGGATCGCCGGAAGGTTCAGCCTTTCCGCCAAGCTGTCCGATGTCGCCGAGGTGAATTTGAACTATGAACGCGCCGACGCCGACTTCCTCCAGGTGGGCTCCCCGAAGGGATCCGGCTTCACGAGGACATTGACCGGGCTCAATTCGCGAATCAATATGGAACGCTTTATCACGTGGTCCCGCCTGGTTCTGCCGGTCTCGTTCGGATTTCAACAGGACAAGAGAGTTCCAAAATACAGGGTCAACAGCGATATCGAATTGAGGGGGCAGGAAACCGACCGGGATATCTCCGAATCCGCGACTCGGAATTTCCAAATGCGGATCAGCCGCGTGCGGACCGATAATCCATTACTGAAGTATACCATTGATGCCATGTCGGGGAGTTATACATATAATTGGAGTGGGAAAAGCGAACCGTTGAGCCAGGATACGACGCGATCATCACAATACAGCTTTTCCTATGCGCCGCAGGTTTCATTCCGGGGCTTGAAAGTATATAAGAATACGATGTTCAATCCCGTACCGACGAGTTTCGGGATCACATCCAGTTACCACAAAAGCGAATCGGTCCGATACCAGAGGATCAACAGTGATTTGGCACAAGATTATGAGCGTCTTGACCGCCAGGCGAAACAGAAATCGGCCGCATTGAGCACCTCTTTGGGCTTCAAACCGATCGGTCCGATAAGTTACTCACTGAGCTCCAGCCGGGATCTTATGGTGAAGGAAAAGATGCCGATTCTCGGTTTAGCGTGGGGACGCGAAACATCGAGAAAAGAACAGGTCTCGGCGAGCACATCAGTCAGGTTCTTAAGCTTTCTACTGGGACCCAAGATTACTCCGTCGGTAAGCTTCACCGGGCAGTCGACCCTTGATCTCAACCGGCCCGGCAATGCGGGGGACAGTCTCGGTGTACGGATTAATACATTGAGAAATTCCCGATCCACATCTTTGTCGGTGCGTTTTCCGATTAAGGAGCTCTTCGCCCGGTTCTCCGGAGGCGGTTCTTCAAAAAATTCAATTCAGGAAGGCAGAGATAAGGGCGGAGGCCAGGATAGAAATGAAGAAGATGATGAAGAAACGCAGGTTGGGGATGGGGGAACAACGCAGACCCGGCAGCGCAAGCGATCGGGTCCCTCGCCGCTCGCCAGGCTGCTCACTGTCGGTAATCTCAATGCCTCTTACAGCAAAAACCTGAGTACGAGCTACAACAGGGCTCAAGGCATACCTGATTTTATCTATCGGCTGGGCTTAACCAATGATCCCGGCAAGAGCGTTAAACAGTTGGATGGAGCGACTTCCTTAACAGGGGATGGGGATAATCTATCCCTGAAGACCGATTTTACCTTCATGAAAGAAGTCCGGGTCTCGACGAGTTATCAAAGAAACAATACCGACACACGTCAGATCGGAGGCGTCAGCCATTCAAAGAAGACAACCTGGCCCGAACTTGACATTGAATGGGGTTCTCTCCACAAAAAAATCAAGTTTCTCGCCGATCACCTGCCGAAGACATTGAGGGCTTCAACGAAATACAGAAAGGACCTGAGCGAATCGGGAACCGGAACTACGGGTAGGGATCGGATGGAGACGACCACAAACTGGTCTCCCCTTCTCAATCTCAGCACGACACTGTCCAACGGTGTTCAGTTGCAATTCAATTCTTCAAAGCGCAATATCAAATCCGAGCAGTTCACTCCATACAAGACGGTTACAAATTCGAATTCCCGCCAATTTTCCCTGGATCTCAGTAAATCGATGAGGATTACCCGGGAGGTCAAAGTCCCACTTACAGGCAACGTGAAAAAGGTTCAATCAAAGCTGGACATGACCCTGGGATTGGAGTTCCGTGAAGAGAAGAGTCAAACGGGAACCAATATCCTCAGGAATCTGGCATCGGCCGAGGTCAACACGCGTGGGAGTTATGAATTTACAAAGAGCATTCGAGGAGAGGGTCGAATCTCAATCGGCAAAGATATCGACCGCAAGAGTGAGACGAATACCGCATGGAATGTCAGTGTCTTCCTTTCGGCTAGTTTTTCTTTCTAGACTTCTCCCATCTCCGGTTCGAATCCAGCTGGCGATTCTTGGGTTGTCTCTTTTGGGCGGGATTTGTTCAACACAGGCCCAATCGCCCCCTTTCTCAGGTGATCTGGCACTGCTTTTTATTGAGGAACAGGTCGCCTTTGGACCCCGCGTGCCGGAATCGGACGCCCACCGGCGGACTCTGGATTGGATGGAGCGCAAACTCGACACAGGCGGAGGATTGTACTTTCGACAACAGTTTGTGGCTTCCAGGGGCGAGAGAGAGCCTCTTGAGTTGACGAATGTCATAGCGCGATTCGGTCCCTTGCGGGATGGGGGGCTTCTCATCGGGGCCCATTGGGACAGCCGGCCTTGGGCCGATAGGGATCCCGATTCGACCCATCACGAGACACCGGTGCCAGGGGCCAACGATGGAGCCTCTGGAACGGCGGTCCTCCTCGTCCTCGCCGATATCCTCGGGAGGTACCCGCCGCCCATCCCGGTCACACTCGTCTTTTTCGATGGGGAGGATCTGGGGAGACCGGGAGCCGAGGAGGATTGGCTCTTGGGATCGAAATATTTCGCGGCATACTGGCCCGTCGACCGGCCCCAGGTCGCCTTGGTGATCGATATGGTCTGTCGTTCTGATCAACTCTATGACCGGGAGGGGATGTGTCAGGCCACCTCACCGGAAGTTTACGGGCTTCTGGAATCGATCGAAGAATCCTTGGGATATTTCCTGCTGAGCCGCCAGGTCCGCGACCCTATCACCGATGATCACTTGCCCCTCCTTCAGGCCGGGATTCCCACCGGACTCCTAATCGGCTTGGAGGACCCTGATTGGCATACTCTGAACGATCTGCCCGGGAACTGTTCGGCAGAAGCCCTCCAACAAATGGGTTCCCTACTTGTAGAGATGGTCTATGGGAGCTATCTTCACTAGAGATTCTGCTCAGAAAAGCTGTTGTCCGTAAGATCTAACTGGGTGTAATCTTTGGGACGGGAGTGGACCGTTGTTGTCCACTCAGATTTGTATGGGCCGGAGGCCGTCTCAGGAGCGGCAACGGGCCATAGAACGGGGAGGAAAAGGGGTGACAAGCCAGGAACTCGAACGGCTCGCCCGGCCTCTCCTCGAAGAGCTGGGCTTTGAATTGGTCCAAGCCACGGCCAGTCGCACCCGGTTTCGGCATTCTTTTCGCATTTATGCGGATAAGGACGAGGGGATCGCGCTAAAGGATTGCGCCTTCTTGAGCCGGACAATTTCTCAGGTGCTGGACCAGGATCCGATATTGGCAGGGGCTTATTCGATAGAGGTTTCTTCACCGGGAATGCAGCGTCCGGTGAGGACTCTCGAGCACTACCTGCGTTTTCGTGGTGAAAAAGTGCACATAATGCTGAAAAGCCCCAGGGATGGGGGGCGGCGCCGTTGGAAGGGTCAGATCATCGACGTTGAAGATCAGATGATTCGGATTTCTCTCGGAGATGACAAAGAGGAGCGTTTCCGACTCGAGGAGATCCAGGAAGCACATTTGGAGCTGGATCCGTGGAAAAGAAAAGACCCCGAGGAAAACGTCGGGGTGAACGATACAGGTTTGACCCCTAAAAACGGAAATAAGAACGGAAAGGAGCGCTAAGCGCGGCCATGAGTTCAGAGATGTTGGACGCCCTAGAGATCATCGCCAAAGAAAAGGGTGTGGACCGGGATTATCTCCTGGAAACCCTACAGGAAGGTCTCCTCGGGGTAGCTGAAAAACGCTTCCGGAAAGCCGTTCATGTCGAAGTCGACGTCGATCCGATCACGGGCAGTATTCGGATTATCGTTCATAAGAGGGTGACGGAAGTGGCCCTGGATCTGACCTGCGAAATCGATCTTGAAGACGCACGAATGATTCGTTCGGGTGTCTCTGAGGGAGATGTTGTTCCGGTTGAAGTCTCCCTTGATGATTTTGGGCGCAATGCCGTTTCCGCCGTGAAACAAGCCCTGGTTCAGAGAGTCCGCGAAAAGGAAAGGGCTCTGGTTCACGACGAGTATTATGCGAAGATCGGCACCATTCTTTCGGGGACGGTCCAGCAGGTCGACCGCGGCAGTATCATTTTTAAAGTCGCCCGGACCGAGGGGATTGTTCCATCCGCAGAGAATATTCGCAGGGATCGTCCAAAGATCGGTGATCATCTGCGGGCCCTGCTCGTTGATGTGGACCGAAATGCACGGGGGCCTCAACTCATCCTTTCACGGACGCGCCCCGAATTCGTCCTAAAACTCTTTGAGCAGGAGGTACCGGAGATATTCGAGCGGGTTGTGGAAATCCGCGGTATCGCCCGGGAACCCGGCTCCCGTACAAAGGTGGCGGTTGTCTCCCACGACGAACGGGTTGACCCCGTGGGAGCCTGCGTCGGCGTGAAAGGATCCCGCGTCCAAAACATTGTAAAAGAATTGGGCGGCGAAAGGGTTGATATCGTGCCCTACAGCAGCGATGCTGTGGTCTTCGTCAGCCGCGCCCTGAGTCCGGCGAGGGTGCTCGATGTTAAATGGGATGAAGAAACCAAGTGTGTTCGAGCGGTTATTCCGGATGACCAGCTGGCATTGGCCATGGGCCGGGGAGCACAGAATGTTAAACTGGCTCACCAACTCACCGGTTTCACTATTCATTTGATTAGCCAGCGCCAGGCGGAAGCGATGCGGGATCGGTCGGGGCAGACCGATATCGATCTGGACCAGCTGACGAAGGAGCTGGGACCGAAACTCGTTGAGAAGCTGATACGCGAGGGCAAGGAAACTCTTCAGGACGTCATGGCGACACCGGTGGAAGAGTTCATGGAAATTCCGGGTATCGGTGAGAAAACGGCGCAGAAACTCCTTACCCTGGCGGCGCATCTGCTGGAAGAGAAGGCGCGTCAGCTCCAAGAAGAAGCAGAGGAAGAAGGGGCTGCCGATGACGGGGCTGATGTTGAAGAAGCGATGGAAGAGGTCGACCTGCCCGGCGCTCTGATTGTGGATCAGGCCGGTGTCACGCCGGTTTCGAGCAATGAGCTTGAGGAAGGCGACTTGTCAGGCGAAGTCCCCAAAGCTGGGGATTCGGATGATGATGTGGAAGATAGTGAGACAGAGGGTGATGCCGAGGAGAATTCCGATGAACTAGATCAAGAGGATGAGGATTCACCCAAGACTGATTAGGACTCTCCTTCTTCGAATTCAGTTTGTTGAGACGGATATCGGAAGGGGAACGGGGGTTTAGTGATTATTAAGAAGACACGTATCTTTCAGCTCGCACGGGAACTCAGGATTTCTAGCGAAGCCCTAATGCATATTATCGAATCGCTCAATCTTGGAGACGAGGTCAAGAGCCATATGGCATCCGTCGACGCGGATACCGTGGCGAAGATTAAGGATCATTTCCAGAACGAGAAGGCGGCGGTGAAGGAAGCTCAGCGCCGCAAGGTGCGTATCGGCGGCATCGGTGTCGTCTCCCCCGTGAAACCGGCGCCGAGAGCGGTTGCGCCGACGCCGGCTCCCCCGGCGCCTCCCCAGGAAGTGGAGGTCAAAGCTCCGCCCCCGCCTTCAAAAGCATCGGTACCGCCGGTGAAGCATCCGGCGCCCCAGCATGCCAAACAGGAACCCAGAACCAAAGTCCGTCCTACAACCCGGCCCAGAGCTCCCATGCCGCCGCCGACGGCGGTTCAACCGCCCACATCGGTGCAGCCCGCGGTCGCATCGGCGCCGAAGAGACCCAAGGCCAGGCCGGAACGCGAGGTCCGTCCGCCGATGGAACCTCGGCCGGTTCAAAGAGACATATCTGCAGGTGAGCACACCGGCCGTTCGGCTCCTGCTCCCGCTCGTGGGCGCGGTAAAAAGAAGAAAAAGAAGAAGGCGCAGGTCGATCAAGCGGCGGTCCGTCAGAGTGTGAAGAAGACCCTTGCCACGATGGATACCACGCGCAGACGAACCCGGAAACGCCGTCGGGATGATGGTGAGCCGGTTTTGGAAGAAGAAATTCTCATCATTCAGATTGAGGAATTTGCCACGGTTGCGGAACTGGCTGGAGCGATGGATGCCAGCCCGGCAGAGGTTATCGCCGCATGTCTACAGTTGGGGATCATCGCGAATATCAATCGCCGTCTGGATAAGGACAGTATCGAGGCGATCGCTGATGAATTCGGATATCAGGTGAAATTTCACAACGAATTAGCTCAAAAGGAAGTGGAAAAGGAGGAAGTGGTCGATGTTCCTTGGAGCCCCCGCCCGCCGATCGTCACTGTTGTCGGGCACGTGGATCACGGGAAGACATCGCTTCTTGACTATATCCGAAAAACAAATGTGATCGCTCAGGAATCGGGTGCCATCACGCAGCACATCGGCGCATCGGATGTCCATTTGAAGCAAGGCCGTGTTGTCTTTTTGGATACACCGGGTCACGAGGCTTTTACGGCCATGCGGGCCCGCGGTGTTCAATTGACCGATATCGTCGTCCTTGTTGTCGCGGCCGACGATCGGGTTAATGAGCAAACCATTGAAGCGATCAACCACGCCCGAGCCGCCAATGTGCCGATCGTTGTCGCCATAAATAAATGTGATCTGCCAAATGCCAATCCCGATAGGATCAAAAAGGAGTTGGCGGATCAGAATCTGCTTGTCGAGGAATGGGGTGGAAAAGTTGTCGCGGTGGAGATCTCGGCGAAGAAAGGTGACAACGTCGACAAGCTCATGGAGATGATTCTTCTGGTTTCGGAACTCCTTGAATTGAAGGCGCAGCCGACGCGGAAGGCTAGGGGCGTTGTCATAGAAGCCAAGCGGGAAAGAGGGCGGGGTATCGTCGCGAGTATTCTGGTAGGAACAGGAACACTCCATGTCGGCGATCCCTTTGTCTGTGGATCGAACTCGGGCCGCGTGCGAGCGATGCATGATGATCACGGCGAACGTGTCAACGATGTTCCACCGGCAACGCCTGTCGAAGTTTTAGGATGGTCCGATCTTCCTATGGCGGGAGATATCCTGTCCGTAACGGCAACCGATGACGAAGCGAGAAGTATTGCTTCACGCCGCAGCCAGATCCAACGCGAATACCAGATGCGCCAACGCCGTCCGACCCTGCTTTCATTGCAGGAGAAGATCCGGCAAGGTGAGATGGCCGAACTGAAGATCGTTCTCAAAGGCGATGTAGCGGGGTCGGTTGAGGTGCTGCGGGAGACACTGGAGCACCAATCCACGGAAAAAGTCGCCCTGCGCATCGTCCATGCGGCTGTCGGCAGTATCAACGAATCGGATGTCAATCTGGCGCTGGCCTCTGAGGCGGTCATTATAGGATTCCAGGTGCGACCCGAACCCCGGGCCCGTTCATTGGCCGAGGAAAGCAAAATCGATATCCGTCTCTATTCTGTGATCCATGAGGTTATTGACGATATCCGTGACGCCATGGCCGGAAAACTGAAGCCGAAGCGGGTGGAAAAGATTCTTGGAGAGGCAGAAATCCGTGAGGTTTTCTATATCAGCAAATTCGGATATGTAGCGGGATCCTATGTCACAAGCGGTTCGGTCGCGCGGCAATCTCGGGCGCGTGTGCTTCGTGATTCGGAACAGGTATTTGATGGACGGATCAGAGCCCTGAAACGGTTCAAGGAAGATGTCCGGGAGGTCACCACCGGTTACGAATGCGGAATTTCCCTCGAAGGATTTACCGATTTCAAAGAGAACGA is part of the Candidatus Eisenbacteria bacterium genome and encodes:
- a CDS encoding M28 family peptidase — encoded protein: MSLLGGICSTQAQSPPFSGDLALLFIEEQVAFGPRVPESDAHRRTLDWMERKLDTGGGLYFRQQFVASRGEREPLELTNVIARFGPLRDGGLLIGAHWDSRPWADRDPDSTHHETPVPGANDGASGTAVLLVLADILGRYPPPIPVTLVFFDGEDLGRPGAEEDWLLGSKYFAAYWPVDRPQVALVIDMVCRSDQLYDREGMCQATSPEVYGLLESIEESLGYFLLSRQVRDPITDDHLPLLQAGIPTGLLIGLEDPDWHTLNDLPGNCSAEALQQMGSLLVEMVYGSYLH
- the sprA gene encoding cell surface protein SprA → MTGSIHYKKWGRKAGLVGIITGICLLIFFGLSQGLPQEMIPAPDQLAPGVLSGDSTEVDTLEMSAEGEISSAQDTAEPDSLPAPITAAMDPLMGPPVALIPESADALPAPITAAMDSLMGPPAPMLPDSLPEITVTVAPKALPSPRAGTDVETIQAETFEGDSLKISPLWDFIPRWHPSDDLLFFRIYRTNRARAFILDTLGLYHEKFPVSDTTGFSIIFPEDMGIRDRERTTTQYAPDINNRTIVRYKLIRDVALGLRIQETYDQYLERLTRLTIHKIWREEVKKTLAEQADLGSKAGLVKIDLPVEVPSQLSPIFGKGKPNLSVRGSEKISIGGTSRWHPNRPVNEFQRRESKFPQLDMKQELNLRLSGNIGDKVSVDVDQNSAAVTPLENRIKIHYTGYEDEIIQRVDLGNTSLSLPGTRYVSYGGSHQGLFGINAQAKMGDVGLNMILSKQEGETASKTVTRSSEMTTILIKDLNYQGNQYFFFSDPNLNPTNIDANSVFVFVDDANGYNNTQTGAIHGFATLDGSYDPQNPTAGAVYEGDFDQLHLKDDFLLQTDLYFGHMVLILNQPLSTDDVLAVMYKTTSGFQVGGIDGDRLIAKMIRPSRSDSDYDLTDLTSGVWASTRHLEMKNIYWLGGRGILEESLEIKVRRELTSGQQIDPWKEGRFSYLQILGVDLLEQTGASSWEPSLEGDDIVDPQWIDPEGGFIIFPTLRPFDPSPADSLRMYGPGGIMASQGVNPDSIPILAPSVRNSDVYDAKAFDDDPLTHSKFYLDVTYRSPVTSLQIDAFNIIEGSEVITSGGRTLSRDRDYRIDYLTGDIEILPAANLSEDDEIKVNYSTIPFAGGADKSLFGFAAAYKPEGSPLALSSTWVFDSQGSQDRRPRLGQEPRRTAVGELAMSYQTSPWFLTSLIDALPGVDARARSSLSIDAGVGMSMPNPNTKNRLYLDDFDGTNETQDISVNRQAWRPSSIPQGVFGENETERAGKRGEIWFYSPLNVVHEGNLQPTLKETEADDSKTVLEMKIFPYGTSDEDRFTSWNGVTQAISRRDIDLSQAQFLDVWINDKHQYQEGVDPSTYRQGVLHLDFGIVSEDAVWKRRNPRSDDFIFANNPAEPPNLELDTEDKNLDGQLDQSSGEGEDTGLDGIPDGQAGDDPFDDWSFDKEDRQDDPWIYGHVNGTEKNGRLDTEDLNGNGLLNQSEAYFEFTIPLDDTTIVETDIYRDFGGGRWVDETNAWRRVRIPISAAADTIGSAAWNKIQHVRLWTEGFRDTTNWIQVGGIQMIGNRWLDDPILKADGDVVSDSFLNANNEAFFPGVLNNKENSDIYTPPFKVRVQNGVDEREQSLTLEMRNMPPGHSAQVYRTYARGQDFITYYETMEFYLNRRMEQESAEVDFYIRLAKDVISDTTNYYEYRIPVKRGWELITVPLADLSALKLVQDSTEYVERILPDGGIVSMKGKPTLTSVGRIAMGVRVQGDTMVEQGNVWVDELRLTGVRRDTGIAGRFSLSAKLSDVAEVNLNYERADADFLQVGSPKGSGFTRTLTGLNSRINMERFITWSRLVLPVSFGFQQDKRVPKYRVNSDIELRGQETDRDISESATRNFQMRISRVRTDNPLLKYTIDAMSGSYTYNWSGKSEPLSQDTTRSSQYSFSYAPQVSFRGLKVYKNTMFNPVPTSFGITSSYHKSESVRYQRINSDLAQDYERLDRQAKQKSAALSTSLGFKPIGPISYSLSSSRDLMVKEKMPILGLAWGRETSRKEQVSASTSVRFLSFLLGPKITPSVSFTGQSTLDLNRPGNAGDSLGVRINTLRNSRSTSLSVRFPIKELFARFSGGGSSKNSIQEGRDKGGGQDRNEEDDEETQVGDGGTTQTRQRKRSGPSPLARLLTVGNLNASYSKNLSTSYNRAQGIPDFIYRLGLTNDPGKSVKQLDGATSLTGDGDNLSLKTDFTFMKEVRVSTSYQRNNTDTRQIGGVSHSKKTTWPELDIEWGSLHKKIKFLADHLPKTLRASTKYRKDLSESGTGTTGRDRMETTTNWSPLLNLSTTLSNGVQLQFNSSKRNIKSEQFTPYKTVTNSNSRQFSLDLSKSMRITREVKVPLTGNVKKVQSKLDMTLGLEFREEKSQTGTNILRNLASAEVNTRGSYEFTKSIRGEGRISIGKDIDRKSETNTAWNVSVFLSASFSF
- a CDS encoding ribosome maturation factor RimP, translated to MTSQELERLARPLLEELGFELVQATASRTRFRHSFRIYADKDEGIALKDCAFLSRTISQVLDQDPILAGAYSIEVSSPGMQRPVRTLEHYLRFRGEKVHIMLKSPRDGGRRRWKGQIIDVEDQMIRISLGDDKEERFRLEEIQEAHLELDPWKRKDPEENVGVNDTGLTPKNGNKNGKER
- the nusA gene encoding transcription termination factor NusA, which codes for MSSEMLDALEIIAKEKGVDRDYLLETLQEGLLGVAEKRFRKAVHVEVDVDPITGSIRIIVHKRVTEVALDLTCEIDLEDARMIRSGVSEGDVVPVEVSLDDFGRNAVSAVKQALVQRVREKERALVHDEYYAKIGTILSGTVQQVDRGSIIFKVARTEGIVPSAENIRRDRPKIGDHLRALLVDVDRNARGPQLILSRTRPEFVLKLFEQEVPEIFERVVEIRGIAREPGSRTKVAVVSHDERVDPVGACVGVKGSRVQNIVKELGGERVDIVPYSSDAVVFVSRALSPARVLDVKWDEETKCVRAVIPDDQLALAMGRGAQNVKLAHQLTGFTIHLISQRQAEAMRDRSGQTDIDLDQLTKELGPKLVEKLIREGKETLQDVMATPVEEFMEIPGIGEKTAQKLLTLAAHLLEEKARQLQEEAEEEGAADDGADVEEAMEEVDLPGALIVDQAGVTPVSSNELEEGDLSGEVPKAGDSDDDVEDSETEGDAEENSDELDQEDEDSPKTD